Proteins found in one Amycolatopsis umgeniensis genomic segment:
- a CDS encoding fused MFS/spermidine synthase, giving the protein MRPAPTPGTYLVRFGTAELLRDADRPNAWTISVDGVAQSHVDLDDPTDLEFDYIRRIADIVDCLGEGPLDALHVGGAACTLPRYIAAARPRSRQLVFDADGELVALVREQLGLKGLKVRVGDGREGVSGRYDASADLVIVDAFERGVLAGGLATVEFTNEVARVLRPAGTYVANVSDGPNLPFLRRFLATLATSFPHLAILAEPGVLRGRRFGNIVVAASRTELPVPDLTRRAASSAYPARCVAGQDLRDLQGKAKPITDADALPSPIPPKDVFGIF; this is encoded by the coding sequence GTGAGACCAGCACCGACCCCAGGCACGTATCTGGTCCGCTTCGGCACCGCCGAGCTGCTCCGCGACGCCGATCGCCCCAACGCCTGGACGATCTCGGTCGACGGCGTGGCCCAGTCGCACGTCGACCTCGACGACCCCACGGATCTCGAGTTCGACTACATCCGCCGGATCGCCGACATCGTCGACTGCCTCGGCGAAGGCCCGCTCGACGCGTTGCACGTCGGCGGGGCGGCCTGCACGCTTCCCCGGTACATCGCCGCCGCACGGCCGCGCTCACGGCAACTGGTCTTCGACGCCGACGGCGAGCTCGTCGCGCTCGTCCGCGAGCAACTGGGCTTGAAGGGCCTGAAGGTCCGTGTCGGTGACGGCCGCGAAGGCGTCTCCGGCAGGTACGACGCTTCGGCCGACCTTGTCATCGTGGACGCCTTCGAACGCGGCGTGCTCGCCGGCGGTCTCGCGACCGTGGAGTTCACGAACGAGGTCGCGCGTGTCCTCAGGCCGGCCGGAACTTACGTCGCCAACGTCTCCGACGGCCCGAACCTGCCGTTCCTTCGCCGTTTCCTGGCGACCCTCGCCACTTCTTTCCCTCACCTGGCGATCTTGGCCGAGCCAGGCGTCCTCCGAGGCCGCCGCTTCGGCAACATCGTGGTCGCCGCCTCGCGCACGGAACTCCCCGTGCCGGACCTGACCCGCCGAGCCGCGTCGTCGGCCTACCCGGCCCGCTGCGTCGCCGGCCAAGACCTCCGCGACCTGCAAGGCAAAGCGAAACCCATCACGGACGCGGACGCTCTACCGTCACCGATCCCACCAAAAGACGTCTTCGGAATCTTCTAA
- a CDS encoding serine/threonine dehydratase has translation MSTPTWEDVLKAADAVHPFVRRTPVLRAEVDGRPLVLKLEHLQRSGSFKLRGAVNALVSGPLPERVLTASGGNHGLGVATAASLLNLPATVYVPESAPQAKTDRIEAAGAKLIRHGATYAEAAAKALEAASEPGTRYLHAYDDPVVVAGQGTVAAEVVQDAPDVDAFLVAVGGGGLVAGTSLAGVPTFAVEPERCRALGAALEAGEPVDVEIDSVAASALGATRIGGVPFEVLRGRVTSVLVSDAELLAARDRLWEEFRLAVEPAAAVPFAAWLAGRTERELPCVILCGANSEWTP, from the coding sequence ATGAGTACTCCCACCTGGGAAGATGTCCTGAAGGCGGCCGATGCCGTCCATCCGTTCGTGCGACGCACGCCGGTGTTGCGCGCCGAAGTCGACGGGCGGCCGTTGGTCCTCAAGCTGGAGCATCTGCAGCGGAGCGGGTCGTTCAAACTGCGGGGCGCGGTGAACGCGCTGGTGAGCGGGCCGTTGCCGGAGCGGGTGCTGACGGCGTCCGGCGGCAACCACGGGCTGGGCGTGGCGACGGCGGCTTCGCTGTTGAATCTGCCTGCGACGGTGTATGTGCCGGAGTCGGCTCCGCAGGCTAAGACGGACAGGATCGAGGCAGCAGGCGCGAAGCTCATCCGTCACGGAGCGACGTACGCCGAGGCGGCCGCGAAGGCGCTCGAAGCCGCCTCTGAGCCGGGTACGCGGTACCTGCACGCGTACGACGATCCTGTCGTTGTCGCCGGTCAGGGCACTGTGGCGGCCGAAGTGGTCCAGGACGCGCCGGACGTCGACGCGTTCCTGGTCGCGGTCGGCGGTGGCGGCCTGGTCGCCGGGACGTCGCTGGCCGGGGTGCCGACGTTCGCGGTCGAGCCGGAGCGGTGCCGCGCGCTCGGGGCGGCGCTGGAGGCGGGTGAGCCCGTGGACGTGGAGATCGACTCCGTGGCGGCGTCCGCGCTGGGCGCGACCAGGATCGGGGGCGTGCCTTTCGAGGTACTCCGGGGCCGGGTGACGTCCGTGCTGGTCAGCGACGCGGAACTGCTCGCCGCGCGGGACAGGCTCTGGGAGGAGTTCCGCCTCGCCGTCGAACCGGCCGCCGCGGTGCCGTTCGCCGCGTGGCTGGCGGGGCGGACCGAGCGCGAGCTGCCCTGCGTCATCCTGTGCGGCGCCAACAGTGAGTGGACCCCCTGA